The Helianthus annuus cultivar XRQ/B chromosome 16, HanXRQr2.0-SUNRISE, whole genome shotgun sequence genome includes a window with the following:
- the LOC110917784 gene encoding uncharacterized protein LOC110917784 isoform X3: protein MDYDDDEFQGQNRQLAGEGSSKVSPVLHPYALPKFDFDDTLHEHLSFNEVFLGQEDNQWIEEFKSSGVESRRNNVWSEATSSESVEMLLKSVGQEEKVVGKVVIEQLDSNICDETVSLTEAMDPNLNQESQLSGGELDSVSINEKQNLFVLKEKVDNTFDDVVPTDHPGSSENVGLSVQIKENSTEVPADGDTMIAEYVDNPSSENLPAETSIPSNENLSDEISDPFSKNSSAETSNTISENPTAENSIPFSENLPTENSAPFRESRSAENSTPIRENPPAETSISFIENQSAKTSITLSENPPTGTRIPFNDNPPAETSILIPSTETSIPFSEKPPAESNIPFSESTSQLLKLKDPDSPKSNAGSLSKMSPITVSSVEENETIIEKDAQQIHSDTSMLSAGNLPETVCESSGLMQVDCKATSCEPGVIHLGQDDSFNEKEDASLPPESKDMDAEAVQAHVAVSDQRSSPDTATAENEEQPKSPIFGVSLVHQGSKENIQVGGPSEGNSQNEISQVECVVASDSKNPSALVEKEASPDLAEKAIHEIDAHCVTPVESCNASQVEREPGTKNDSQDCSEKLETNPSDLLEKTVNNSQTGCLQDPKETVIEVNKSNEHQTFVDGSRPSDDVADGSSLSCKTADDVQNKALSVSVDNATPEEKDLTFEVNKRSDLGQDGKGSLSYPAFQVSNLPKITEGPSKDSSSNQRDPKKFHEVSVSPQNPSGLTSQIGIKGKSERKPRRKSVGKENARKGTVPARGEVSPVLLTSPATSQVTRFEGVKSRENATKPGVLPSPKIPDLNNSTSILQQPFTDNQQVQLRAQILVYGSLISGSPPEETYMIAAFGQPDGGRTWEGVWRACVERLHIQKSQPKSSTPIQSRLEMRDAGSRSDQVIKQASVQNKIPSSPIGGPNSKGTPPIVSPMIPFSSPLWNTTTPSDNLQSTGMPKAARFDYHQTLSPLRPPTYQTPPVQNYNSSWLSQGPFSGQWLAASPIPSFNPAPRFPSLPTTESLKLTPVKESGGSVVQHTSNPPILNSAPIIFPDMKRSTVSSDQPCDSKSRKRKKGIPVVSNPCSTSVAVSIPTFVTSKSSPATILSPTHHTDQNAEKVEESKLQAKEATEHADKAMLHCNGVWSQMEGRYNHNLNSNDEAKLVSAAKIASEQARSMANSLNKNQNLVQSKASSKHAENLDAIVKAAELAAEAVSQAGKIVAMSEPFTLRDLVEAGPEGYWKTPRLASKQQQALIAQNLNVSEKRNAEKGTGGNLTENQTMEVDGTSVPFTSHGKDKRKPPSPGVFKTIGAVPESEIKSMVGQSEPKISSANLIECDIKEGCLVEVYKDDDKLNCGWFGANVLSLKDGKALVSYTEIQSDEGSGKLKEWLALEVEGSEVPKIRLAHPVTSMQGTRKRRRTAATDFMWSSGDRVDVWIQNHWREGVVMETNTIDVTSLTVQFPAQGETSVVRSWFVRPPLIWKDGKWIMSHTSEKRVSSPGNMPQEKRLKLASPAVEDKRKAGSSEPRKQEESLSLSTHEKVFNVGSTRENKKINTSRTMTRGLQKEGPGVTFGVPKPGKNQKFMDVSKHYVADGSNVTHDSIKFTKYLIPHPPGSRGWKNSSRSDPKEKQVAEAKPQMLKSRKPPIPSFRTLSTKSTANNSSLDSVSDSENQLEHGSSSSIEDKSERLNKRKFAPTKAAKVEKSHPEVAEPRRSNRKIQPTSRLLEGLQSSMSISKIPAVSHSTQRKVTPIQKETGTLAKRKENS, encoded by the exons ATGGACTATGATGACGATGAATTTCAAGGACAAAATCGTCAATTAGCCGGGGAAGGGTCTTCCAAAGTTTCTCCTGTTTTGCATCCATATGCTCTTCCCAAATTTGACTTTGATGATACTCTTCACGAGCACCTGAGTTTTAACGAGGTTTTTCTTGGTCAAGAAGACAACCAGTGGATCGAGGAGTTTAAGTCAAGTGGTGTGGAATCAAGGCGTAACAATGTATGGTCTGAAGCAACATCTTCAGAATCTGTTGAAATGCTTCTAAAATCAGTTGGACAAGAAGAGAAAGTCGTGGGTAAAGTAGTAATCGAACAATTAGATTCTAATATATGTGATGAGACTGTGAGCTTAACTGAAGCTATGGATCCTAATTTGAATCAAGAATCTCAATTATCTGGTGGAGAGTTGGATTCAGTATCTATAAATGAGAAGCAAAATTTATTTGTTTTGAAGGAAAAAGTGGATAACACATTCGATGATGTAGTTCCAACGGATCATCCGGGCTCCTCGGAGAATGTTGGTCTAAGTGTTCAAATTAAAGAAAATAGCACTGAGGTTCCAGCGGATGGTGACACCATGATTGCTGAATATGTGGATAACCCGTCTAGTGAGAACCTGCCAGCTGAAACTAGTATCCCGTCCAATGAGAACCTGTCAGATGAAATTAGTGATCCATTCAGTAAGAACTCGTCAGCTGAAACTAGCAACACCATCAGTGAGAACCCAACTGCTGAAAATAGCATACCGTTCAGTGAGAACCTGCCAACTGAAAATAGTGCTCCATTCAGGGAGAGCCGGTCAGCTGAAAATAGCACCCCAATCAGGGAGAACCCGCCAGCTGAAACTAGCATCTCATTCATTGAGAACCAATCAGCTAAAACCAGCATCACGTTAAGTGAAAACCCCCCAACTGGAACTAGGATCCCGTTCAATGATAACCCCCCAGCTGAAACTAGCATCCTGATCCCGTCAACTGAAACTAGCATCCCATTTAGTGAAAAACCACCAGCTGAAAGTAACATCCCATTCAGTGAAAGCACTTCCCAATTGTTGAAGTTAAAGGATCCTGATTCTCCAAAGTCAAATGCAGGATCGTTGTCTAAGATGTCTCCCATAACAGTTTCTTCTGTTGAAGAAAACGAAACCATCATAGAAAAGGATGCACAACAGATCCATTCTGACACATCTATGCTGTCTGCAGGCAACTTACCTGAAACAGTCTGTGAGAGTTCTGGTTTAATGCAGGTGGACTGCAAAGCTACCTCATGTGAACCGGGTGTCATACATTTGGGTCAAGATGATTCTTTTAATGAAAAAGAGGATGCAAGCTTGCCCCCGGAAAGTAAGGATATGGACGCTGAAGCTGTTCAAGCTCATG TTGCAGTATCTGATCAAAGGTCATCTCCTGACACAGCTACAGCAGAAAACGAAGAGCAACCAAAATCACCTATTTTTGGGGTGAGTTTAGTGCACCAGGGTAGCAAGGAAAATATACAAGTCGGAGGTCCTTCTGAAGGAAATTCCCAAAATGAGATTTCCCAAGTTGAATGCGTGGTCGCTTCTGATTCAAAGAATCCATCAGCTTTAGTTGAAAAAGAAGCATCTCCTGATCTTGCTGAAAAAGCTATACATGAGATTGATGCTCATTGTGTGACACCGGTTGAAAGCTGCAATGCAAGCCAGGTTGAACGAGAACCTGGTACTAAAAATGACAGTCAAGATTGTTCCGAGAAGCTGGAAACAAATCCTTCTGATTTGTTAGAAAAAACAGTCAATAATTCTCAGACAGGATGTCTACAGGACCCGAAGGAAACAGTGATAGAAG TCAACAAGTCAAATGAGCATCAAACATTTGTGGATGGTTCTCGTCCATCTGATGATGTGGCAGATGGTAGTTCGCTGTCTTGTAAGACCGCAGATGATGTGCAAAATAAAGCGCTGTCTGTTTCTGTAGATAATGCGACACCAGAAGAAAAAGACTTAACTTTTGAGGTCAATAAAAGGTCTGATCTTGGACAAGATGGCAAGGGTTCCCTATCATATCCTGCATTTCAAGTTTCTAATTTGCCAAAG ATTACAGAGGGACCTTCAAAAGATTCTAGCAGCAACCAAAGGGATCCTAAGAAGTTTCATGAAGTTTCTGTTAGTCCTCAGAATCCTAGTGGCTTGACCTCTCAAATAGGAATCAAAGGGAAATCCGAGCGTAAACCTAGACGAAAATCTGTTGGTAAGGAAAATGCCAGGAAAGGAACAGTTCCTGCAAGAGGAGAAGTATCACCTGTGTTGCTAACTTCCCCTGCAACGAGTCAAGTTACTCGTTTTGAAGGGGTTAAGTCCCGTGAGAATGCTACAAAACCAGGGGTTCTTCCATCGCCAAAGATTCCAGATTTGAATAATTCAACTTCTATATTACAGCAGCCGTTTACTGATAATCAACAAGTGCAGTTACGTGCACAAATATTAGTTTATGGATCATTGAT ATCTGGATCGCCACCTGAAGAAACTTACATGATTGCTGCATTTGGGCAGCCTG ATGGTGGAAGAACTTGGGAGGGTGTTTGGCGTGCTTGTGTAGAAAGGCTTCATATCCAGAAATCTCAGCCCAAATCTAGTACCCCTATTCAATCACGATTAG AAATGAGAGATGCAGGTAGCAGATCTGATCAAGTAATTAAACAGGCTTCTGTCCAAAATAAAATTCCCTCTTCACCTATTGGAGGACCAAACAGCAAGGGTACCCCACCAATTGTTAGCCCCATGATTCCCTTTTCATCGCCTCTGTGGAATACCACTACCCCTTCTGATAATTTACAGTCTACTGGCATGCCAAAAGCTGCTCGTTTTGATTATCACCAAACACTCTCTCCTCTACGTCCTCCTACTTATCAAACTCCACCTGTTCAGAATTATAACTCATCTTGGTTGTCTCAGGGTCCATTCTCTGGTCAATGGTTAGCTGCTTCCCCAATTCCCTCTTTTAACCCTGCCCCTCGTTTTCCGTCATTACCTACAACCGAGTCACTGAAATTAACCCCGGTCAAAGAATCAGGCGGTTCGGTAGTTCAACATACATCTAATCCACCGATTCTGAATTCTGCTCCTATCATTTTTCCAGACATGAAAAGGTCAACCGTATCGTCTGACCAACCTTGTGATTCAAAGAGCAGAAAAAGGAAAAAGGGTATTCCAGTTGTTAGTAATCCTTGTTCTACATCAGTTGCGGTTTCAATACCTACTTTCGTGACATCTAAAAGTAGTCCTGCTACGATTCTTTCGCCTACTCATCATACTGATCAAAATGCGGAGAAAGTTGAGGAGTCAAAGCTACAAGCAAAGGAAGCTACTGAGCATGCTGATAAGGCAATGCTTCATTGCAATGGTGTATGGAGTCAGATGGAAGGACGATATAATCATAATTTGAATTCCAATGATGAAGCCAAGTTAGTAT CTGCTGCTAAAATTGCATCCGAACAAGCAAGATCGATGGCCAACagtttaaataaaaatcaaaatcTTGTTCAAAGCAAAGCTTCCTCGAAACATGCTGAAAACCTTGATGCCATTGTAAAAGCTGCTGAGCTGGCGGCTGAAGCAGTATCTCAAGCAGGAAAAATTGTCGCAATGAGCGAACCATTTACCTTGAGGGATTTGGTTGAAGCTGGTCCTGAGGGTTACTGGAAGACTCCCCGATTAGCATCCAAGCAGCAGCAAGCTTTAATTGCACAAAATTTGAATGTTAGTGAGAAAAGGAATGCCGAAAAAGGTACTGGTGGGAATTTGACAGAGAATCAGACAATGGAGGTTGATGGTACCTCTGTTCCATTTACAAGCCATGGAAAGGATAAGAGAAAGCCACCGAGTCCGGGGGTTTTCAAAACTATTGGGGCTGTACCTGAATCAGAGATTAAGTCTATGGTTGGTCAATCCGAGCCTAAAATTTCTTCAGCGAATTTGATAGAGTGTGATATCAAAGAAGGTTGTCTTGTTGAG GTGTACAAGGATGATGATAAACTTAATTGTGGCTGGTTTGGAGCTAATGTGTTGAGTTTGAAAGACGGAAAAGCCCTTGTTTCTTATACAGAAATCCAATCAGATGAAG GTTCAGGGAAATTAAAAGAATGGTTGGCACTTGAAGTTGAGGGAAGTGAGGTACCCAAGATACGTTTAGCCCATCCTGTGACTAGCATGCAAGGGACTAGAAAGAGACGTAGGACGGCTGCAACAGATTTTATGTGGTCTAGTGGAGATAGGGTTGATGTGTGGATTCAAAACCA CTGGCGCGAGGGAGTTGTGATGGAGACCAACACAATTGATGTTACTTCTCTAACTGTTCAATTTCCAG CTCAAGGAGAGACATCAGTTGTTAGATCATGGTTTGTCCGACCACCTCTCATCTGGAAGGATGGCAAGTGGATTATGTCTCATACATCTGAGAAGCGTGTTTCTTCCCCG GGCAATATGCCACAGGAAAAGCGGTTAAAACTGGCAAGTCCTGCTGTGGAGGATAAAAGGAAAGCCGGGTCATCAGAGCCGAGAAAACAAGAAGAATCACTATCCTTGTCAACCCATGAGAAAGTATTTAATGTCGGTAGCACTAGAGAGAATAAGAAGATCAACACTTCTAGAACAATGACGCGGGGCTTGCAGAAAGAAGGCCCGGGAGTAACCTTTGGCGTACCAAAACCTGGAAAAAATCAGAAATTTATGGATGTTAGCAAACACTATGTTGCTGATGGATCCAATGTAACACATGATTCCATTAAGTTTACTAAATATTTAATTCCTCATCCACCAGGATCCCGTGGATGGAAAAACAGTTCTAGAAGTGACCCGAAAGAGAAACAAGTTGCCGAAGCCAAACCACAAATGCTCAAATCTCGAAAACCGCCAATCCCCTCTTTCAGAACGTTATCTACTAAATCCACAGCAAACAATAGCAGCCTGGATTCTGTTAGTGATAGTGAAAACCAACTGGAGCACGGGTCTTCTTCCAGTATTGAAGATAAATCTGAGCGTTTGAACAAACGGAAATTCGCACCTACAAAGGCAGCTAAAGTCGAAAAATCACATCCAGAAGTTGCTGAGCCGCGTAGATCAAATCGTAAAATTCAGCCGACATCAAGG
- the LOC110917784 gene encoding uncharacterized protein LOC110917784 isoform X1, with product MDYDDDEFQGQNRQLAGEGSSKVSPVLHPYALPKFDFDDTLHEHLSFNEVFLGQEDNQWIEEFKSSGVESRRNNVWSEATSSESVEMLLKSVGQEEKVVGKVVIEQLDSNICDETVSLTEAMDPNLNQESQLSGGELDSVSINEKQNLFVLKEKVDNTFDDVVPTDHPGSSENVGLSVQIKENSTEVPADGDTMIAEYVDNPSSENLPAETSIPSNENLSDEISDPFSKNSSAETSNTISENPTAENSIPFSENLPTENSAPFRESRSAENSTPIRENPPAETSISFIENQSAKTSITLSENPPTGTRIPFNDNPPAETSILIPSTETSIPFSEKPPAESNIPFSESTSQLLKLKDPDSPKSNAGSLSKMSPITVSSVEENETIIEKDAQQIHSDTSMLSAGNLPETVCESSGLMQVDCKATSCEPGVIHLGQDDSFNEKEDASLPPESKDMDAEAVQAHVAVSDQRSSPDTATAENEEQPKSPIFGVSLVHQGSKENIQVGGPSEGNSQNEISQVECVVASDSKNPSALVEKEASPDLAEKAIHEIDAHCVTPVESCNASQVEREPGTKNDSQDCSEKLETNPSDLLEKTVNNSQTGCLQDPKETVIEVNKSNEHQTFVDGSRPSDDVADGSSLSCKTADDVQNKALSVSVDNATPEEKDLTFEVNKRSDLGQDGKGSLSYPAFQVSNLPKITEGPSKDSSSNQRDPKKFHEVSVSPQNPSGLTSQIGIKGKSERKPRRKSVGKENARKGTVPARGEVSPVLLTSPATSQVTRFEGVKSRENATKPGVLPSPKIPDLNNSTSILQQPFTDNQQVQLRAQILVYGSLISGSPPEETYMIAAFGQPDGGRTWEGVWRACVERLHIQKSQPKSSTPIQSRLEMRDAGSRSDQVIKQASVQNKIPSSPIGGPNSKGTPPIVSPMIPFSSPLWNTTTPSDNLQSTGMPKAARFDYHQTLSPLRPPTYQTPPVQNYNSSWLSQGPFSGQWLAASPIPSFNPAPRFPSLPTTESLKLTPVKESGGSVVQHTSNPPILNSAPIIFPDMKRSTVSSDQPCDSKSRKRKKGIPVVSNPCSTSVAVSIPTFVTSKSSPATILSPTHHTDQNAEKVEESKLQAKEATEHADKAMLHCNGVWSQMEGRYNHNLNSNDEAKLVSAAVSVAAAASVAKVAAAAAKIASEQARSMANSLNKNQNLVQSKASSKHAENLDAIVKAAELAAEAVSQAGKIVAMSEPFTLRDLVEAGPEGYWKTPRLASKQQQALIAQNLNVSEKRNAEKGTGGNLTENQTMEVDGTSVPFTSHGKDKRKPPSPGVFKTIGAVPESEIKSMVGQSEPKISSANLIECDIKEGCLVEVYKDDDKLNCGWFGANVLSLKDGKALVSYTEIQSDEGSGKLKEWLALEVEGSEVPKIRLAHPVTSMQGTRKRRRTAATDFMWSSGDRVDVWIQNHWREGVVMETNTIDVTSLTVQFPAQGETSVVRSWFVRPPLIWKDGKWIMSHTSEKRVSSPGNMPQEKRLKLASPAVEDKRKAGSSEPRKQEESLSLSTHEKVFNVGSTRENKKINTSRTMTRGLQKEGPGVTFGVPKPGKNQKFMDVSKHYVADGSNVTHDSIKFTKYLIPHPPGSRGWKNSSRSDPKEKQVAEAKPQMLKSRKPPIPSFRTLSTKSTANNSSLDSVSDSENQLEHGSSSSIEDKSERLNKRKFAPTKAAKVEKSHPEVAEPRRSNRKIQPTSRLLEGLQSSMSISKIPAVSHSTQRKVTPIQKETGTLAKRKENS from the exons ATGGACTATGATGACGATGAATTTCAAGGACAAAATCGTCAATTAGCCGGGGAAGGGTCTTCCAAAGTTTCTCCTGTTTTGCATCCATATGCTCTTCCCAAATTTGACTTTGATGATACTCTTCACGAGCACCTGAGTTTTAACGAGGTTTTTCTTGGTCAAGAAGACAACCAGTGGATCGAGGAGTTTAAGTCAAGTGGTGTGGAATCAAGGCGTAACAATGTATGGTCTGAAGCAACATCTTCAGAATCTGTTGAAATGCTTCTAAAATCAGTTGGACAAGAAGAGAAAGTCGTGGGTAAAGTAGTAATCGAACAATTAGATTCTAATATATGTGATGAGACTGTGAGCTTAACTGAAGCTATGGATCCTAATTTGAATCAAGAATCTCAATTATCTGGTGGAGAGTTGGATTCAGTATCTATAAATGAGAAGCAAAATTTATTTGTTTTGAAGGAAAAAGTGGATAACACATTCGATGATGTAGTTCCAACGGATCATCCGGGCTCCTCGGAGAATGTTGGTCTAAGTGTTCAAATTAAAGAAAATAGCACTGAGGTTCCAGCGGATGGTGACACCATGATTGCTGAATATGTGGATAACCCGTCTAGTGAGAACCTGCCAGCTGAAACTAGTATCCCGTCCAATGAGAACCTGTCAGATGAAATTAGTGATCCATTCAGTAAGAACTCGTCAGCTGAAACTAGCAACACCATCAGTGAGAACCCAACTGCTGAAAATAGCATACCGTTCAGTGAGAACCTGCCAACTGAAAATAGTGCTCCATTCAGGGAGAGCCGGTCAGCTGAAAATAGCACCCCAATCAGGGAGAACCCGCCAGCTGAAACTAGCATCTCATTCATTGAGAACCAATCAGCTAAAACCAGCATCACGTTAAGTGAAAACCCCCCAACTGGAACTAGGATCCCGTTCAATGATAACCCCCCAGCTGAAACTAGCATCCTGATCCCGTCAACTGAAACTAGCATCCCATTTAGTGAAAAACCACCAGCTGAAAGTAACATCCCATTCAGTGAAAGCACTTCCCAATTGTTGAAGTTAAAGGATCCTGATTCTCCAAAGTCAAATGCAGGATCGTTGTCTAAGATGTCTCCCATAACAGTTTCTTCTGTTGAAGAAAACGAAACCATCATAGAAAAGGATGCACAACAGATCCATTCTGACACATCTATGCTGTCTGCAGGCAACTTACCTGAAACAGTCTGTGAGAGTTCTGGTTTAATGCAGGTGGACTGCAAAGCTACCTCATGTGAACCGGGTGTCATACATTTGGGTCAAGATGATTCTTTTAATGAAAAAGAGGATGCAAGCTTGCCCCCGGAAAGTAAGGATATGGACGCTGAAGCTGTTCAAGCTCATG TTGCAGTATCTGATCAAAGGTCATCTCCTGACACAGCTACAGCAGAAAACGAAGAGCAACCAAAATCACCTATTTTTGGGGTGAGTTTAGTGCACCAGGGTAGCAAGGAAAATATACAAGTCGGAGGTCCTTCTGAAGGAAATTCCCAAAATGAGATTTCCCAAGTTGAATGCGTGGTCGCTTCTGATTCAAAGAATCCATCAGCTTTAGTTGAAAAAGAAGCATCTCCTGATCTTGCTGAAAAAGCTATACATGAGATTGATGCTCATTGTGTGACACCGGTTGAAAGCTGCAATGCAAGCCAGGTTGAACGAGAACCTGGTACTAAAAATGACAGTCAAGATTGTTCCGAGAAGCTGGAAACAAATCCTTCTGATTTGTTAGAAAAAACAGTCAATAATTCTCAGACAGGATGTCTACAGGACCCGAAGGAAACAGTGATAGAAG TCAACAAGTCAAATGAGCATCAAACATTTGTGGATGGTTCTCGTCCATCTGATGATGTGGCAGATGGTAGTTCGCTGTCTTGTAAGACCGCAGATGATGTGCAAAATAAAGCGCTGTCTGTTTCTGTAGATAATGCGACACCAGAAGAAAAAGACTTAACTTTTGAGGTCAATAAAAGGTCTGATCTTGGACAAGATGGCAAGGGTTCCCTATCATATCCTGCATTTCAAGTTTCTAATTTGCCAAAG ATTACAGAGGGACCTTCAAAAGATTCTAGCAGCAACCAAAGGGATCCTAAGAAGTTTCATGAAGTTTCTGTTAGTCCTCAGAATCCTAGTGGCTTGACCTCTCAAATAGGAATCAAAGGGAAATCCGAGCGTAAACCTAGACGAAAATCTGTTGGTAAGGAAAATGCCAGGAAAGGAACAGTTCCTGCAAGAGGAGAAGTATCACCTGTGTTGCTAACTTCCCCTGCAACGAGTCAAGTTACTCGTTTTGAAGGGGTTAAGTCCCGTGAGAATGCTACAAAACCAGGGGTTCTTCCATCGCCAAAGATTCCAGATTTGAATAATTCAACTTCTATATTACAGCAGCCGTTTACTGATAATCAACAAGTGCAGTTACGTGCACAAATATTAGTTTATGGATCATTGAT ATCTGGATCGCCACCTGAAGAAACTTACATGATTGCTGCATTTGGGCAGCCTG ATGGTGGAAGAACTTGGGAGGGTGTTTGGCGTGCTTGTGTAGAAAGGCTTCATATCCAGAAATCTCAGCCCAAATCTAGTACCCCTATTCAATCACGATTAG AAATGAGAGATGCAGGTAGCAGATCTGATCAAGTAATTAAACAGGCTTCTGTCCAAAATAAAATTCCCTCTTCACCTATTGGAGGACCAAACAGCAAGGGTACCCCACCAATTGTTAGCCCCATGATTCCCTTTTCATCGCCTCTGTGGAATACCACTACCCCTTCTGATAATTTACAGTCTACTGGCATGCCAAAAGCTGCTCGTTTTGATTATCACCAAACACTCTCTCCTCTACGTCCTCCTACTTATCAAACTCCACCTGTTCAGAATTATAACTCATCTTGGTTGTCTCAGGGTCCATTCTCTGGTCAATGGTTAGCTGCTTCCCCAATTCCCTCTTTTAACCCTGCCCCTCGTTTTCCGTCATTACCTACAACCGAGTCACTGAAATTAACCCCGGTCAAAGAATCAGGCGGTTCGGTAGTTCAACATACATCTAATCCACCGATTCTGAATTCTGCTCCTATCATTTTTCCAGACATGAAAAGGTCAACCGTATCGTCTGACCAACCTTGTGATTCAAAGAGCAGAAAAAGGAAAAAGGGTATTCCAGTTGTTAGTAATCCTTGTTCTACATCAGTTGCGGTTTCAATACCTACTTTCGTGACATCTAAAAGTAGTCCTGCTACGATTCTTTCGCCTACTCATCATACTGATCAAAATGCGGAGAAAGTTGAGGAGTCAAAGCTACAAGCAAAGGAAGCTACTGAGCATGCTGATAAGGCAATGCTTCATTGCAATGGTGTATGGAGTCAGATGGAAGGACGATATAATCATAATTTGAATTCCAATGATGAAGCCAAGTTAGTATCTGCAGCTGTTTCAGTAGCAGCTGCTGCTTCTGTTGCTAAGGTGGCAGCAGCTGCTGCTAAAATTGCATCCGAACAAGCAAGATCGATGGCCAACagtttaaataaaaatcaaaatcTTGTTCAAAGCAAAGCTTCCTCGAAACATGCTGAAAACCTTGATGCCATTGTAAAAGCTGCTGAGCTGGCGGCTGAAGCAGTATCTCAAGCAGGAAAAATTGTCGCAATGAGCGAACCATTTACCTTGAGGGATTTGGTTGAAGCTGGTCCTGAGGGTTACTGGAAGACTCCCCGATTAGCATCCAAGCAGCAGCAAGCTTTAATTGCACAAAATTTGAATGTTAGTGAGAAAAGGAATGCCGAAAAAGGTACTGGTGGGAATTTGACAGAGAATCAGACAATGGAGGTTGATGGTACCTCTGTTCCATTTACAAGCCATGGAAAGGATAAGAGAAAGCCACCGAGTCCGGGGGTTTTCAAAACTATTGGGGCTGTACCTGAATCAGAGATTAAGTCTATGGTTGGTCAATCCGAGCCTAAAATTTCTTCAGCGAATTTGATAGAGTGTGATATCAAAGAAGGTTGTCTTGTTGAG GTGTACAAGGATGATGATAAACTTAATTGTGGCTGGTTTGGAGCTAATGTGTTGAGTTTGAAAGACGGAAAAGCCCTTGTTTCTTATACAGAAATCCAATCAGATGAAG GTTCAGGGAAATTAAAAGAATGGTTGGCACTTGAAGTTGAGGGAAGTGAGGTACCCAAGATACGTTTAGCCCATCCTGTGACTAGCATGCAAGGGACTAGAAAGAGACGTAGGACGGCTGCAACAGATTTTATGTGGTCTAGTGGAGATAGGGTTGATGTGTGGATTCAAAACCA CTGGCGCGAGGGAGTTGTGATGGAGACCAACACAATTGATGTTACTTCTCTAACTGTTCAATTTCCAG CTCAAGGAGAGACATCAGTTGTTAGATCATGGTTTGTCCGACCACCTCTCATCTGGAAGGATGGCAAGTGGATTATGTCTCATACATCTGAGAAGCGTGTTTCTTCCCCG GGCAATATGCCACAGGAAAAGCGGTTAAAACTGGCAAGTCCTGCTGTGGAGGATAAAAGGAAAGCCGGGTCATCAGAGCCGAGAAAACAAGAAGAATCACTATCCTTGTCAACCCATGAGAAAGTATTTAATGTCGGTAGCACTAGAGAGAATAAGAAGATCAACACTTCTAGAACAATGACGCGGGGCTTGCAGAAAGAAGGCCCGGGAGTAACCTTTGGCGTACCAAAACCTGGAAAAAATCAGAAATTTATGGATGTTAGCAAACACTATGTTGCTGATGGATCCAATGTAACACATGATTCCATTAAGTTTACTAAATATTTAATTCCTCATCCACCAGGATCCCGTGGATGGAAAAACAGTTCTAGAAGTGACCCGAAAGAGAAACAAGTTGCCGAAGCCAAACCACAAATGCTCAAATCTCGAAAACCGCCAATCCCCTCTTTCAGAACGTTATCTACTAAATCCACAGCAAACAATAGCAGCCTGGATTCTGTTAGTGATAGTGAAAACCAACTGGAGCACGGGTCTTCTTCCAGTATTGAAGATAAATCTGAGCGTTTGAACAAACGGAAATTCGCACCTACAAAGGCAGCTAAAGTCGAAAAATCACATCCAGAAGTTGCTGAGCCGCGTAGATCAAATCGTAAAATTCAGCCGACATCAAGG